In Gemmata obscuriglobus, a single genomic region encodes these proteins:
- a CDS encoding type I polyketide synthase — translation MQTPESNSPLAIVGIGCLFPKASGPGLFWANVKHGVDGITEVPPTHWSPDDYFSPDPKAPDMTYARRGGFLSAVEFNPLEFGIAPRDIEATDTTQLLGLVAAKQALVDAGVRFADAKQPTNSTKPFTDRNRVSVILGVTGTLELVIPLGARLGHPKWKRAMLDAGIPQELADDATARIAESYVPWQENSFPGLLGNVVAGRIANKLDLGGTNCVVDAACASSLSAVHLAALELQTGRCDVAVTGGCDTFNDIFMYMCFSKTPALSPSGDAKPFSEDGDGTILGEGLGVVVLKRLADAERDGDTVYAVLKSVASSSDGKGNAIYAPSAAGQKKALLGAYRLAGVTPDTIELVEAHGTGTKVGDTVELTALTDVYGRASSKPRPWAAIGSVKSQIGHTKSAAGAASLIKAALAVYFKVLPPTLKVSRPVEPLLAPDTPFYVSGEMRPWLPRAEHPRRAALSAFGFGGSNFHAVLEEYRAEKLEPDWDGSTEIVAFGADTPQALAAELAKLPTEWNAFARAAEASRAAFTPAAKCRLCFAAHRTLTDLPKLLAGAKERLGAEPEAAGWSTPEGVHYGRGAAPGQLAVLFPGQGAQSVGMLRDLACLFPETLGALALANEAVAARTPERDARRLSDYIYPPTTFDPARKKANDADLRDTRNAQPALGAVSFGAWQTLANRFGVRADAFAGHSYGELVALAAAGRLQPAELFALSRVRGDLMGARRDGDPGTMLAVLAPLPEIETVLTRERLNVVVANRNSPRQFVLSGATAEIERAAKALSDAKLKATRIPVAAAFHSELVADAAAPFRAALEPAAFAPPSARVFANTTAAEYPSAPGAAKDLLANQLAKPVAFVEQIRAMCAAGVRTFVEVGPGSVLTRLVEAILADSPVTGAAALALDASGGKRPGVLDLARLLARLAAAGHAVTLSAWERESRCRPSAPPAGKPGLTVSVCGANWVAPRETRPARPPQHLHLASSNGNGKSHSSAPALAAPVRSKGSAMSDTNAPGSGDPNALAQALQMTQQSLAALQRMQEQTASLHRQFLESQETAQRTLQTLVDQQQTLLLTGLGAGTPLPVAPRPVPVRAPAVAAPVLPPVVAASAPPAPPPTPAPRYTPPATTILPASALPKEAFIPPAPRLVSPPPAPRAEAAPANDKIASALLSVVSEKTGYPADSLDLSMSLDGDLGVDSIKRVEILSALQERLPDAPAVKPEHLGALHTLKDVAEFLAGPQGNARGAGAADAEADDVLMRTMQVDQLHLHRGANGVPLNGAAPAAGGTFPEVASALLSVVSEKTGYPADSLDLSMSLDGDLGVDSIKRVEILSALQERLPDAPAVKPEHLGALHTLKDVAEFLAGPQGPVTTRISLSEVNENLLTKPAALPGTEEATKPVPETEQLSQKEIGPAGRSAAIAQPAPRANETLRQPVAPFGSERVDRSIPQIVDLDVSAPRARLPLPAGSEFWLVGPADALTAALADRLRAAGVGPQVLGWDDVPPAPPARGLAGLILLAPVAPGPDSGFNRRAFNWLKAAAPKLRQTGRGGAAVFVTVARLDGAFGLAELSPESDPTSGGLAGMAKTARHEWPEVSCRALDLSPAFTDPAAAAAAVADEVLSSGPPEVGIAPTHRCTIELARATRRQHSQLIKLGARDVVLVTGGARGVTAEVSVALAETYQPTLVLTGRTPPPAAEPDYLAGLSGEPEMKRAIADALGAEGTPRAVGDLYKKVVAQREVRQTLDRVRQAGAKVAYFPVDITDDRAVADVLHQVRVKFGPVTALVHGAGVLADKRIEDLTGEGFDSVYSTKVDGLRTLLDLLGNEDLKALVLFSSTTARLGRVGQLAYACSNEVLNKIAQVEARKRPGARVSAINWGPWDGGMVTPALRKLFESEGVGTIPLADGATFLIQELNAAGRAVEVVALAKPPGRPVGGSGVTPVQATASPTTPASNAPVMSPPNPLPSADMTVAFERGVDVATHPVLKSHVLDGLAVLPVALHLEWLAHAALHGNPGFQFHGFNDLRVTSGVKVEVGAQVPVRALAGKAVKQDKLLVVPVELRGRKKDGRDVIYSRAEIVLASALPKPGLADRPPAVAPVGYDAARAYRELLFHGQDLRGIASLVGRADRAFVGTAYPAPPPADWFEFPLRSGWVAEPLVLDTAFQLMILWTQGAHGSASLPSFVGRYRQFRKAFPGDPTTIVIRVTRDDARFARADIDFLAPDGQVVAQMQDYECIMDAALNASFRKNQLAAK, via the coding sequence ATGCAGACTCCCGAATCGAACTCCCCGCTCGCGATCGTCGGCATCGGGTGCCTGTTCCCGAAGGCTTCCGGCCCCGGACTCTTCTGGGCGAACGTCAAGCACGGTGTGGACGGCATCACCGAGGTGCCGCCGACCCACTGGAGCCCGGACGATTATTTCTCGCCGGACCCCAAAGCCCCCGACATGACCTACGCCCGCCGCGGCGGGTTCCTGTCGGCGGTCGAGTTCAACCCCCTCGAGTTCGGCATCGCGCCGCGCGACATTGAGGCCACCGACACCACGCAACTGCTCGGGCTGGTGGCCGCCAAACAGGCGCTGGTGGATGCGGGCGTTCGGTTCGCCGACGCGAAGCAGCCGACCAACAGCACCAAGCCCTTTACCGACCGCAACCGCGTGTCGGTGATTCTGGGCGTGACCGGCACGCTGGAGCTGGTCATCCCTCTGGGCGCGCGGCTCGGGCACCCGAAGTGGAAACGCGCGATGCTGGACGCCGGCATCCCGCAGGAGCTGGCCGACGACGCGACCGCGCGGATCGCCGAGAGCTACGTGCCGTGGCAGGAGAACAGCTTCCCCGGCCTGCTCGGGAACGTGGTCGCCGGGCGCATCGCCAACAAGCTCGACCTGGGCGGCACGAACTGCGTCGTGGACGCCGCGTGCGCGAGTTCGCTCTCCGCGGTTCACCTCGCGGCGCTGGAACTGCAAACCGGCCGGTGCGACGTGGCCGTTACCGGCGGGTGCGACACGTTCAACGACATCTTCATGTACATGTGCTTCAGCAAGACCCCGGCGCTCTCGCCGTCGGGGGACGCGAAGCCGTTCAGCGAAGACGGCGACGGCACCATTCTCGGCGAGGGGCTGGGCGTCGTGGTGCTGAAGCGCCTGGCGGACGCCGAGCGCGACGGGGACACCGTGTACGCCGTCCTTAAGAGCGTCGCGTCGTCGAGCGACGGCAAGGGGAACGCGATCTACGCCCCCAGCGCGGCCGGGCAAAAGAAGGCCCTGCTCGGCGCCTACCGGCTGGCCGGCGTGACGCCTGACACGATCGAACTCGTGGAGGCGCACGGGACCGGCACGAAGGTCGGCGACACGGTCGAACTCACGGCCCTGACGGACGTGTACGGCCGCGCGTCGTCGAAGCCGCGCCCGTGGGCCGCGATCGGCTCGGTGAAGTCGCAGATCGGGCACACGAAGTCCGCCGCCGGCGCCGCGTCTCTCATCAAGGCCGCGCTGGCGGTTTACTTCAAGGTGCTGCCGCCGACACTGAAAGTGTCGCGCCCGGTGGAGCCGCTGCTCGCGCCGGACACGCCGTTCTACGTGAGCGGGGAGATGCGCCCGTGGCTCCCGCGCGCGGAGCACCCGCGGCGCGCGGCGCTGTCCGCGTTCGGGTTCGGTGGGAGCAACTTCCACGCGGTGCTCGAAGAGTACCGGGCGGAGAAACTCGAGCCCGACTGGGACGGCTCCACGGAAATCGTCGCGTTCGGCGCCGACACCCCGCAGGCGCTGGCCGCCGAACTCGCCAAGCTGCCGACCGAGTGGAACGCGTTCGCCCGCGCGGCGGAGGCGTCCCGGGCCGCGTTCACCCCGGCGGCGAAGTGCAGGCTGTGCTTCGCGGCGCACCGGACGTTGACGGACCTGCCGAAGCTGCTCGCGGGGGCGAAGGAGCGCCTCGGGGCGGAACCGGAGGCTGCGGGCTGGAGTACGCCGGAGGGCGTCCACTACGGACGCGGGGCGGCGCCGGGGCAACTCGCGGTGCTGTTCCCGGGGCAGGGCGCGCAGTCGGTCGGGATGCTTCGCGATCTCGCGTGCCTGTTCCCCGAAACGCTCGGCGCACTCGCCCTGGCGAACGAGGCGGTTGCGGCCCGGACGCCGGAACGTGACGCGCGCCGGCTGAGCGACTACATTTACCCGCCGACCACGTTCGACCCCGCCCGCAAAAAGGCCAACGACGCCGACCTGCGCGACACCCGGAACGCGCAGCCCGCGCTCGGCGCCGTGAGCTTCGGCGCCTGGCAGACCCTCGCGAACCGCTTCGGCGTGCGCGCGGACGCGTTCGCAGGGCACAGCTACGGCGAACTCGTGGCGCTGGCCGCGGCCGGCCGGTTGCAGCCGGCGGAACTGTTCGCGCTGTCTCGCGTTCGCGGGGACCTGATGGGTGCCCGGCGCGACGGCGACCCCGGGACGATGCTCGCGGTGCTCGCGCCGCTCCCGGAAATCGAGACCGTACTCACGCGCGAGCGGCTCAACGTCGTCGTCGCGAACCGGAACTCGCCGCGGCAGTTCGTACTGTCCGGCGCGACGGCCGAGATCGAGCGGGCCGCGAAGGCCCTGTCCGACGCGAAGCTGAAGGCGACCCGCATCCCCGTCGCGGCGGCGTTCCACTCGGAACTGGTCGCCGACGCCGCGGCCCCGTTCCGCGCCGCGCTCGAGCCCGCTGCGTTTGCGCCGCCCTCGGCCCGAGTTTTTGCGAACACGACCGCCGCCGAATACCCCTCGGCGCCTGGGGCGGCGAAAGACCTGCTCGCGAACCAGCTCGCTAAACCGGTGGCGTTCGTCGAGCAGATCCGCGCCATGTGCGCCGCCGGCGTGCGCACCTTCGTGGAAGTCGGCCCCGGGTCGGTGCTGACGCGGCTCGTCGAGGCGATCCTGGCGGACTCGCCGGTAACCGGTGCGGCCGCGCTCGCGCTGGACGCGTCCGGCGGCAAGCGGCCCGGCGTGCTCGACCTGGCACGCCTGCTCGCACGGCTCGCCGCGGCCGGACACGCCGTAACGCTGAGCGCGTGGGAGCGCGAGAGCCGGTGCCGCCCGTCGGCACCGCCGGCCGGCAAGCCGGGGCTGACGGTGAGCGTGTGCGGGGCCAACTGGGTGGCCCCGCGCGAGACGCGCCCCGCCCGCCCGCCGCAGCACCTGCACCTGGCGTCCAGCAACGGTAACGGTAAGTCACACTCTAGCGCCCCGGCACTCGCCGCCCCGGTACGGTCCAAGGGTTCCGCAATGTCTGACACGAACGCCCCGGGCTCGGGCGACCCGAACGCGCTGGCCCAGGCCCTGCAGATGACCCAGCAGAGCCTCGCCGCGCTCCAGCGCATGCAGGAGCAAACCGCGTCGCTGCACCGGCAGTTCCTCGAATCACAAGAGACCGCGCAGCGGACGCTGCAAACTCTGGTCGATCAGCAGCAGACGCTCCTTTTGACGGGGCTCGGCGCGGGCACGCCGTTGCCCGTTGCCCCGCGCCCGGTGCCGGTCCGCGCGCCGGCGGTGGCCGCCCCGGTTCTGCCGCCGGTCGTGGCGGCATCGGCACCGCCGGCACCTCCACCTACACCTGCCCCGCGCTACACGCCCCCGGCCACGACGATCCTGCCCGCTTCCGCGCTACCAAAGGAGGCGTTCATCCCGCCCGCGCCGAGGCTGGTGTCGCCGCCGCCTGCGCCACGAGCCGAGGCGGCGCCCGCGAACGACAAAATCGCCTCGGCGCTGCTGTCGGTGGTGAGCGAGAAGACGGGTTACCCGGCGGACAGCCTGGACCTGTCGATGTCGCTGGACGGCGACCTGGGTGTGGACTCGATCAAGCGGGTGGAGATCCTGTCGGCGCTGCAGGAGCGCTTGCCGGACGCTCCGGCGGTGAAGCCGGAGCACCTGGGCGCCTTGCACACGCTCAAGGACGTCGCCGAGTTCCTCGCCGGGCCACAGGGCAACGCCCGGGGGGCGGGTGCGGCCGACGCGGAAGCTGACGACGTGCTGATGCGCACGATGCAGGTGGACCAGCTTCACCTGCACCGTGGGGCGAACGGGGTGCCCCTGAACGGTGCGGCGCCCGCGGCCGGCGGGACGTTCCCGGAGGTGGCCTCGGCGCTGCTGTCGGTGGTGAGCGAGAAGACGGGTTACCCGGCGGACAGCCTGGACCTGTCGATGTCGCTGGACGGCGACCTGGGTGTGGACTCGATCAAGCGGGTGGAGATCCTGTCGGCGCTGCAGGAGCGCTTGCCGGACGCTCCGGCGGTGAAGCCGGAGCACCTGGGCGCCTTGCACACGCTCAAGGACGTCGCCGAGTTCCTCGCCGGGCCACAGGGGCCGGTCACCACGCGCATTTCTCTCAGCGAAGTGAACGAGAACTTGCTCACGAAGCCGGCCGCGCTGCCGGGGACCGAAGAGGCGACGAAGCCGGTTCCCGAAACCGAACAGCTTTCGCAAAAGGAGATCGGCCCCGCGGGGCGTTCCGCCGCCATCGCCCAACCGGCCCCCCGCGCCAACGAAACGCTCCGGCAACCGGTCGCACCGTTCGGCAGCGAGCGGGTCGACCGGAGCATCCCGCAAATCGTCGACCTCGACGTGAGCGCGCCGCGGGCCCGGCTGCCGCTGCCCGCGGGCAGCGAGTTCTGGCTGGTCGGGCCGGCCGATGCGCTCACCGCCGCGCTCGCGGACCGGCTCCGCGCGGCCGGCGTCGGCCCGCAAGTGTTGGGCTGGGACGACGTGCCGCCCGCCCCGCCCGCGAGGGGGCTGGCGGGCCTCATTTTGTTGGCGCCGGTGGCGCCCGGCCCCGATTCGGGGTTCAACCGCCGGGCGTTCAACTGGCTCAAAGCCGCGGCGCCGAAGCTCCGACAAACCGGGCGCGGCGGGGCCGCCGTGTTCGTCACGGTCGCCCGGCTGGACGGCGCGTTCGGGCTCGCCGAACTGTCCCCGGAGAGCGACCCCACGTCCGGCGGCCTCGCGGGCATGGCCAAGACCGCAAGGCACGAGTGGCCCGAGGTGAGCTGCCGCGCGCTGGACCTGTCGCCCGCGTTCACGGACCCGGCGGCCGCGGCCGCCGCGGTGGCCGACGAGGTGCTTTCGTCCGGGCCGCCGGAGGTGGGCATCGCCCCCACGCACCGGTGCACGATCGAACTGGCCCGCGCCACCCGGCGGCAGCACAGCCAGCTCATCAAGCTCGGCGCGCGGGACGTTGTGCTGGTCACCGGCGGCGCCCGCGGGGTGACCGCCGAAGTGTCCGTGGCGCTGGCGGAGACGTACCAGCCGACGCTCGTGCTGACGGGCCGCACCCCGCCGCCGGCGGCGGAGCCCGATTACCTCGCCGGGCTGAGCGGCGAGCCGGAGATGAAGCGGGCGATCGCCGACGCGCTCGGGGCCGAGGGCACGCCGCGGGCCGTCGGCGACCTGTACAAGAAGGTGGTCGCCCAGCGCGAGGTGCGGCAGACGCTGGACCGCGTCCGGCAGGCGGGGGCGAAGGTCGCGTACTTCCCGGTGGACATCACCGACGACCGCGCCGTGGCCGATGTGCTGCACCAGGTGCGGGTGAAGTTCGGCCCGGTGACCGCGCTGGTCCACGGCGCGGGCGTGCTGGCCGACAAGCGCATTGAGGACCTCACCGGCGAGGGCTTCGACTCGGTGTACTCCACGAAGGTGGACGGGCTGCGCACGCTGCTCGACCTGCTCGGCAACGAGGACCTGAAAGCGCTGGTGCTGTTCAGCTCCACGACCGCGCGGCTCGGGCGGGTGGGGCAACTGGCCTACGCCTGCTCCAACGAGGTGCTGAACAAGATCGCGCAGGTGGAGGCCCGCAAGCGCCCCGGGGCGCGGGTCAGCGCGATCAACTGGGGGCCGTGGGACGGGGGGATGGTGACGCCGGCGCTGCGGAAGCTGTTCGAGTCCGAGGGCGTCGGCACGATCCCGCTCGCGGACGGTGCAACGTTCCTGATCCAGGAGCTGAACGCGGCCGGGCGGGCGGTCGAGGTGGTCGCGCTGGCGAAGCCCCCGGGGCGGCCGGTCGGCGGGTCCGGGGTGACCCCGGTGCAGGCGACGGCGAGCCCCACCACCCCGGCCTCCAACGCGCCGGTCATGTCCCCGCCGAACCCGCTGCCGTCGGCCGATATGACGGTGGCGTTCGAGCGCGGGGTGGACGTTGCCACCCACCCGGTGCTCAAATCGCACGTGCTCGACGGGCTCGCGGTGCTGCCGGTCGCCCTGCACCTGGAGTGGCTCGCGCACGCGGCGCTGCACGGCAACCCGGGGTTCCAGTTCCACGGGTTCAACGACCTGCGGGTGACCAGCGGGGTGAAGGTCGAGGTCGGCGCGCAGGTGCCGGTGCGGGCGCTGGCCGGTAAGGCGGTGAAGCAGGACAAGCTGCTCGTGGTGCCGGTCGAGCTGCGCGGGCGGAAGAAGGACGGCCGGGACGTGATCTACTCGCGGGCCGAGATCGTGCTGGCGTCGGCGCTGCCCAAGCCGGGCCTGGCGGACCGGCCGCCGGCCGTGGCCCCGGTCGGGTACGACGCGGCGCGGGCGTACCGCGAGCTGCTGTTCCACGGCCAGGACCTGAGGGGCATCGCGTCGCTCGTGGGGCGCGCCGACCGGGCGTTCGTCGGCACCGCGTACCCGGCCCCGCCGCCGGCCGACTGGTTCGAGTTCCCGCTCCGCTCCGGGTGGGTCGCCGAACCGCTGGTGCTGGACACCGCGTTCCAGCTGATGATCCTCTGGACGCAGGGCGCCCACGGGTCGGCGTCGCTGCCCAGTTTCGTGGGCCGGTATCGGCAGTTCCGCAAGGCGTTCCCGGGGGACCCGACCACGATCGTGATCCGCGTGACGCGGGACGACGCCCGGTTCGCCCGCGCCGACATCGACTTCCTCGCGCCGGACGGCCAGGTGGTGGCCCAGATGCAGGACTACGAGTGCATCATGGACGCGGCGCTCAACGCCTCGTTCCGCAAGAACCAGCTCGCGGCCAAATAG